In one Nocardia tengchongensis genomic region, the following are encoded:
- a CDS encoding NUDIX hydrolase yields MTLAERYPLLHAPARWEWGGLDVQFSTELPPDELVTNIHLVCFVGDRIVLCRDDRDVWILPGGTREAGESIESCVIRELVEEAGAELAGPIRQFGAHYGTTDHPEPYRPWQPHPHKAWLWCTADVRLVGEPTNPDDAENILEVRTFSLEEALRHAGNDGSYVPELIRLAVEVHGAGGSTTALRQPGSPAE; encoded by the coding sequence ATGACTCTCGCCGAGCGTTATCCGCTGCTGCATGCCCCCGCCCGCTGGGAGTGGGGTGGGCTCGATGTCCAGTTCTCGACCGAGTTGCCGCCCGATGAGCTGGTCACCAATATCCATCTCGTGTGTTTCGTCGGCGATCGCATCGTGCTGTGCCGCGATGACCGCGATGTCTGGATTCTGCCCGGAGGAACGCGCGAAGCGGGGGAATCCATCGAGTCCTGCGTCATCCGGGAGCTGGTCGAGGAAGCGGGCGCCGAACTCGCCGGTCCCATCCGGCAATTCGGTGCGCATTACGGGACGACCGACCACCCCGAGCCGTACCGGCCGTGGCAGCCCCATCCGCACAAGGCGTGGCTGTGGTGCACCGCCGACGTGAGGCTGGTGGGCGAACCCACCAATCCCGATGACGCCGAGAACATTCTGGAAGTGCGCACATTCAGCCTGGAAGAGGCGCTGCGGCACGCCGGCAACGACGGCTCGTACGTGCCGGAGCTGATACGGCTGGCGGTGGAAGTCCACGGGGCGGGCGGCTCGACTACCGCACTGCGACAGCCTGGTTCACCAGCAGAGTGA
- a CDS encoding TetR/AcrR family transcriptional regulator — protein sequence MPRPLDHARRAQLLEGVIAYIADHGLAELSLRPLADYLGTSSRMLIHYFGTKEAMLVAALESHRPDIGAMFTGIDDPATLAARLSHSFDRNTSGDSAVSLRALLQVLGAATVPGSPFRPYATDAIQALVVPMAESLRRIDPDLPTPKRRPPCSSPASAA from the coding sequence GTGCCCCGCCCACTCGACCACGCCCGCCGCGCCCAGCTCCTCGAGGGCGTCATCGCCTACATCGCCGACCACGGCCTCGCCGAGCTCTCCCTGCGCCCGCTGGCCGACTACCTGGGCACCAGCTCCCGCATGCTCATCCACTACTTCGGCACCAAGGAGGCAATGCTGGTCGCCGCCTTGGAATCCCACCGCCCCGACATCGGCGCCATGTTCACCGGCATCGACGACCCCGCCACCCTCGCCGCGCGCCTGTCGCACTCCTTCGACCGCAACACCTCCGGCGACAGCGCCGTCAGCCTGCGCGCCCTGCTCCAGGTCCTCGGCGCCGCAACCGTTCCCGGCAGCCCCTTCCGCCCCTACGCCACCGACGCCATCCAGGCCCTCGTCGTCCCGATGGCCGAATCCTTGCGCCGCATAGACCCGGATCTCCCGACCCCGAAGCGTCGGCCACCCTGCTCGTCTCCGGCGTCCGCGGCCTGA
- a CDS encoding SRPBCC domain-containing protein: MAFVIDKSVEIDAPAALVWQVLTDVDAYGEWNPFVLECKTTLEPGSPIDMRVKLVGPPKQQREFIRSCTPEREFSYNMKPAPLGVLSSERSHLITDLGDGRTRYDSHFQLNGPLSVVVGGLLGGALRKGFTGMTDGVKARAEALKAVRD, encoded by the coding sequence ATGGCCTTCGTCATCGACAAAAGCGTGGAGATCGACGCACCCGCCGCACTGGTGTGGCAGGTGCTCACCGACGTGGACGCGTACGGGGAATGGAACCCCTTCGTGCTGGAGTGCAAGACCACCCTGGAACCCGGATCGCCCATCGATATGCGGGTCAAGCTGGTCGGACCGCCCAAGCAGCAACGTGAATTCATCCGGTCCTGCACCCCGGAACGCGAATTCAGCTACAACATGAAGCCCGCGCCGCTGGGCGTGCTCAGCAGCGAACGTTCGCACCTGATCACCGATCTCGGCGACGGACGCACCCGCTACGACTCGCACTTCCAGCTCAACGGCCCGCTATCGGTGGTGGTCGGCGGACTGCTCGGCGGCGCCCTGCGCAAGGGCTTCACCGGCATGACCGACGGAGTCAAGGCCCGTGCCGAGGCCCTGAAAGCCGTGCGCGACTAG
- the mtnA gene encoding S-methyl-5-thioribose-1-phosphate isomerase, with the protein MDQSSITWADGALVTIDQRALPHEVRELRITTVDEVIDAIKTLAVRGAPAIGVCGAFGVVIAARAATTNGVLDTARVEAEAARIADARPTAVNLAWGVQRTLAELPGGVPALEAEALELLAEDGRVNLTAATAAADLIQRLCGDRPLRLLTHCNTGRLATTAWGTAIGALRVLHERGVLAEVIVDETRPLLQGARLTAWEMAEAGIPHRLTIDSAAAWAMATEQVDAVVVGADRITADGAVANKIGTYMLAIAAAHHGIPFIVVAPESTRDISTARGSDIVVEQRAAAEVTGFGGVATAPEGTATFNPAFDVTPAELVTAVVTEFGVLEDAAAARTSAGATTATASASTAGAEIAEIARGLYASGWMPGTAGNISVRQGDTAVITASGLSKGELTVADMVTVAVVDSKPVDVSGRKPSAETTIHTAVYRTRGADAVVHVHPPHATAVAIKTAGSGVTTTRFAGYELIKGLGSARPDLIDIPVFPNHADVPQIGVDIEKYLTEHPEAPPVLFIAGHGITTWGASLTQARDRAECLEAMCELTTLTGQRDIAVGDHA; encoded by the coding sequence ATGGATCAGAGTTCGATCACGTGGGCCGACGGCGCCCTCGTCACCATCGACCAGCGGGCCCTGCCGCACGAGGTGCGGGAGCTGCGGATCACGACGGTCGACGAGGTCATCGACGCCATCAAGACGCTGGCCGTGCGCGGGGCGCCGGCCATCGGCGTGTGCGGCGCGTTCGGTGTCGTGATCGCGGCGCGGGCCGCCACCACAAACGGGGTCCTCGACACCGCGCGTGTGGAGGCGGAGGCCGCGCGCATCGCCGATGCCCGGCCCACCGCGGTGAACCTGGCGTGGGGCGTGCAGCGCACGCTGGCCGAGCTGCCCGGCGGCGTGCCGGCGCTCGAGGCCGAGGCGCTGGAACTGCTGGCCGAGGACGGCCGCGTGAACCTGACCGCCGCCACCGCGGCCGCCGATCTGATTCAGCGGCTGTGCGGGGACCGCCCGCTGCGACTGCTCACGCACTGCAACACCGGCCGGCTCGCGACCACCGCGTGGGGCACCGCCATCGGCGCGCTGCGGGTGCTGCACGAGCGCGGCGTGCTGGCCGAGGTGATCGTGGACGAGACCCGCCCGCTGTTGCAGGGCGCGCGCCTGACCGCCTGGGAGATGGCCGAGGCGGGCATCCCGCATCGGCTCACCATCGATTCGGCGGCGGCCTGGGCCATGGCCACCGAGCAGGTCGACGCCGTGGTCGTGGGCGCGGACCGGATCACCGCCGACGGGGCCGTGGCCAACAAGATCGGGACGTACATGCTGGCCATCGCGGCCGCGCACCACGGAATTCCGTTCATCGTGGTGGCCCCCGAATCGACGCGCGACATCTCCACCGCGCGCGGCTCCGACATCGTGGTGGAGCAGCGCGCCGCGGCCGAGGTGACCGGATTCGGCGGCGTCGCAACGGCTCCCGAGGGCACCGCGACGTTCAACCCGGCCTTCGACGTCACCCCGGCCGAGCTGGTGACCGCCGTGGTCACCGAGTTCGGTGTGCTCGAGGACGCGGCTGCCGCGCGAACGTCCGCCGGGGCGACCACGGCGACCGCATCGGCGTCGACCGCCGGCGCGGAGATCGCCGAGATCGCCCGTGGCTTGTATGCGAGCGGCTGGATGCCGGGCACGGCGGGCAATATCTCTGTGCGCCAGGGCGATACGGCCGTCATCACCGCGAGCGGGTTGTCCAAGGGCGAGCTCACCGTCGCCGACATGGTCACCGTCGCCGTGGTCGATTCGAAGCCGGTGGACGTCTCCGGTCGCAAGCCGTCGGCGGAGACCACCATTCACACCGCCGTCTACCGCACTCGTGGGGCGGACGCCGTCGTGCACGTGCACCCGCCGCACGCGACGGCCGTCGCCATCAAGACCGCCGGATCCGGTGTCACGACTACCCGTTTCGCCGGATACGAGCTGATCAAGGGTCTGGGTTCGGCCCGCCCGGATCTCATCGACATCCCGGTGTTCCCGAATCACGCGGACGTCCCGCAGATCGGCGTGGATATCGAGAAGTACTTGACTGAGCATCCGGAGGCCCCGCCGGTGCTGTTCATCGCCGGGCACGGCATCACTACCTGGGGCGCTTCGCTGACGCAGGCGCGGGATCGTGCGGAGTGTCTCGAGGCCATGTGTGAACTGACCACCTTGACCGGGCAGCGCGATATCGCTGTGGGCGACCATGCTTGA
- a CDS encoding DUF418 domain-containing protein — protein sequence MTDERAIPAVPRLRELDALRGFALGGILLVNIEIMSDPSGFVPGAAMTVSEALFHNKFYVLFSFLFGYSLTMQFRSAERAGASGRGRTVRRCLALMAIGVVHAVFFFTGDVLFGYGAIGLVLLALGRLRPRGALQVAAALYGIGTLIIAVMAVAGRDAGVSAAERERLLDIARAGWGTAAAWRWELFTDRLPTFLLFGLFNVLPLFLVGLAAGKARLLESPARYLPWLPGVQWIGFGIGLPISALDAMTHWPPLAGLSVMAGPLVAAAYGATLLRIIHSHPRVTDVFAPAGRIAATVYVGQSLITSLIFTGYGFGLAGRLSDWTVLALAVVLYAAQLALASRWTRQHRYGPIEYAAARNHLRPQPRTPGPRTVES from the coding sequence ATGACGGACGAGCGGGCCATACCGGCGGTACCGAGACTGCGGGAACTCGACGCGCTGCGCGGATTCGCCCTCGGCGGAATCCTTCTGGTCAACATCGAGATCATGTCGGACCCGAGCGGATTCGTCCCCGGTGCCGCGATGACGGTGTCGGAGGCGTTGTTCCACAACAAGTTCTATGTGTTGTTCTCGTTTCTGTTCGGCTATTCGCTGACGATGCAGTTCCGATCGGCCGAACGGGCGGGGGCGAGCGGGCGCGGGCGCACCGTGCGACGGTGCCTGGCGCTGATGGCCATCGGGGTGGTGCACGCGGTGTTCTTCTTCACCGGTGATGTGTTGTTCGGCTACGGGGCGATCGGGCTGGTGTTGCTCGCGCTCGGCCGGCTGCGGCCGCGGGGCGCGCTCCAGGTCGCGGCCGCCCTGTACGGGATCGGCACGCTGATCATCGCGGTGATGGCGGTCGCGGGACGGGACGCCGGCGTCTCCGCCGCGGAACGTGAACGACTGCTCGACATCGCGCGGGCAGGCTGGGGGACCGCTGCCGCCTGGCGATGGGAGCTGTTCACGGATCGGCTGCCAACCTTCCTGCTGTTCGGTCTGTTCAACGTCCTGCCGCTGTTCCTCGTGGGCCTCGCCGCGGGCAAGGCGCGGCTGCTCGAATCGCCGGCGCGGTATCTGCCGTGGCTGCCCGGTGTGCAGTGGATCGGTTTCGGTATCGGACTGCCGATTTCGGCACTCGATGCAATGACGCACTGGCCGCCACTGGCGGGTCTCTCGGTGATGGCTGGTCCGCTGGTGGCCGCGGCCTACGGGGCGACGCTCTTGCGGATCATCCACAGCCATCCTCGGGTGACCGATGTCTTCGCACCCGCCGGCCGGATCGCCGCCACCGTCTACGTCGGCCAATCACTGATCACGTCGCTGATCTTCACCGGCTACGGTTTCGGCCTGGCGGGCCGCTTGTCGGACTGGACGGTCCTGGCGCTAGCGGTTGTTCTCTACGCCGCGCAATTGGCCCTCGCCTCCCGCTGGACCCGGCAGCACCGCTACGGCCCGATCGAATACGCTGCTGCGCGCAATCACCTACGGCCCCAACCGCGTACGCCCGGCCCCCGTACCGTCGAATCATGA
- a CDS encoding acireductone dioxygenase: MTLLQIMSDSDAGEVVLRTGDDAVIAAELGKRGITFERWPLLEGFSAATTTEELLAEYQGRIDELNADGRYKFIDVARIHPDDSDPEWPAKAVAARTKFLDEHRHAEDEVRFFAAGAGCFYLHLGNEVLATVCTAGDLVSVPAGTLHWFDMGTRPEFVAVRFFEEEDGWIGDFSGDKISAGFPTLDELLAPA, from the coding sequence ATGACTCTGTTGCAGATCATGTCCGACAGCGACGCGGGTGAGGTCGTCCTGCGTACCGGTGACGACGCGGTGATCGCCGCCGAGCTGGGCAAGCGCGGCATCACCTTCGAGCGCTGGCCGCTGCTGGAGGGCTTCAGCGCCGCCACCACGACCGAGGAACTGCTGGCCGAATACCAGGGCCGCATCGACGAATTGAATGCCGACGGCCGCTACAAGTTCATCGACGTGGCCCGCATCCACCCCGATGACAGCGACCCGGAGTGGCCCGCCAAGGCGGTCGCCGCGCGCACCAAGTTCCTCGACGAGCACCGCCACGCCGAGGACGAGGTCCGCTTCTTCGCGGCCGGCGCGGGCTGCTTCTACCTGCACCTGGGCAACGAGGTGCTGGCGACGGTGTGCACCGCGGGCGATCTGGTCTCGGTGCCGGCGGGCACCCTGCACTGGTTCGACATGGGCACCCGGCCCGAGTTCGTGGCCGTGCGCTTCTTCGAGGAGGAGGACGGCTGGATCGGCGATTTCAGCGGCGACAAGATCTCCGCGGGCTTTCCGACCCTGGACGAATTGCTGGCCCCGGCATGA
- the mtnC gene encoding acireductone synthase: MIKVVVLDIEGTTSPTSSVREELYGYTRERLPSWLAENVGGAADPVIEATRAQADRPDADAAEVARILIEWLNTDVKSEPLKTAQGIICAEGFRNGALHGEFFPDVPPVLRAWRDAGLELYIYSSGSVRNQKDWFEFARGGDLSPLISGHFDLSTAGPKREAASYEKIASAIGVPADQILFLSDHPDEVDAAAAAGWQAIGVTRPGEPNSPRGTHRWISDFADVVPN; the protein is encoded by the coding sequence ATGATCAAGGTGGTCGTGCTCGATATCGAGGGGACTACCAGCCCGACCAGTTCGGTGCGGGAAGAGCTGTACGGATACACCCGCGAGCGACTCCCGAGCTGGCTGGCCGAAAACGTGGGCGGCGCAGCCGATCCCGTCATCGAGGCCACCCGCGCCCAGGCCGACCGTCCCGACGCGGACGCCGCCGAGGTGGCGCGGATCCTCATCGAGTGGCTCAACACCGACGTGAAGTCCGAGCCGCTCAAGACCGCCCAGGGCATCATCTGCGCCGAGGGCTTCCGCAACGGCGCACTGCACGGCGAGTTCTTCCCCGACGTGCCGCCGGTCCTGCGGGCCTGGCGCGACGCGGGCCTGGAGCTCTACATCTACTCGTCGGGTTCGGTTCGCAACCAGAAGGATTGGTTCGAATTCGCGCGCGGCGGCGACCTGTCCCCGCTCATCAGCGGACACTTCGACCTGTCGACCGCGGGCCCGAAGCGCGAGGCCGCCTCGTACGAGAAGATCGCCAGCGCCATCGGCGTTCCGGCCGATCAGATCCTGTTCCTGTCCGATCACCCGGATGAGGTGGACGCCGCGGCGGCCGCGGGCTGGCAAGCCATCGGCGTCACCCGCCCGGGCGAGCCGAACAGCCCTCGCGGAACGCACCGCTGGATCAGCGACTTCGCCGACGTCGTCCCCAACTGA
- a CDS encoding ATP/GTP-binding protein encodes MASENFESAAPMAASVKILIAGGFGVGKTTMVGAISEITPLRTEELITELSTGVDDLRGVEGKTTTTVALDFGRITIDQNLVLYLFGTPGQDRFWFLWDELARGALGAVVLADTRRLEGSFAAIDFFERRGVAFTVAVNCFEGAPLYTPAEVRDALDLDERIPVLLCDARDRGSAKNVLMTLVEYLIDRAATAGVR; translated from the coding sequence ATGGCATCCGAAAACTTTGAATCCGCCGCGCCCATGGCCGCCTCGGTGAAAATTCTCATCGCGGGCGGTTTCGGCGTTGGCAAAACGACCATGGTGGGGGCGATCAGTGAGATCACTCCGCTCCGGACCGAAGAACTCATCACCGAGTTGTCCACCGGCGTAGACGATTTGCGCGGTGTGGAAGGCAAGACCACCACGACGGTGGCCTTGGACTTCGGTCGTATCACCATCGACCAGAACCTGGTCCTCTATCTGTTCGGCACACCCGGTCAGGACCGCTTCTGGTTCCTGTGGGACGAGCTGGCTCGCGGCGCGCTGGGCGCGGTCGTGCTGGCCGACACCCGTCGGCTGGAGGGCTCCTTCGCGGCGATCGACTTCTTCGAACGCCGTGGCGTCGCCTTCACGGTGGCCGTGAACTGCTTCGAGGGCGCTCCGCTCTACACCCCGGCCGAGGTGCGTGACGCCCTCGACCTGGACGAGCGGATTCCGGTGTTGCTCTGCGACGCTCGCGATCGCGGCTCGGCCAAGAACGTGCTCATGACCCTGGTCGAGTACCTGATCGACCGCGCGGCCACCGCCGGGGTGCGCTGA
- a CDS encoding roadblock/LC7 domain-containing protein, producing the protein MTTSNAGDLNWLLDDLVDRLAGVRHAVVHSTDGLLLGRSSAMSREDAEHFGAMSSTLYGLARSAGGRFDGGGVRQAVIELERAVLFVTAAGSHACLALQANEQANLGMVAYEMNLTVQRVGSFLSTTPRHNLAGQGNPRLS; encoded by the coding sequence GTGACCACCTCAAACGCTGGTGATCTCAACTGGCTACTCGATGATCTGGTCGACCGGCTAGCGGGCGTCCGTCACGCGGTGGTGCACTCCACCGACGGACTGCTGCTGGGCCGCTCATCCGCCATGAGCCGCGAGGACGCGGAGCACTTCGGCGCCATGTCCTCCACCCTCTACGGGCTGGCGCGCAGCGCCGGAGGCCGATTCGACGGTGGCGGGGTCCGCCAGGCCGTCATCGAGCTCGAGCGCGCGGTGCTGTTCGTGACCGCCGCCGGCAGCCATGCTTGCCTCGCGCTGCAGGCGAACGAACAGGCCAATCTCGGTATGGTTGCCTACGAGATGAACCTGACCGTGCAGCGCGTCGGTAGCTTCCTGTCCACCACGCCGCGCCACAACCTGGCCGGACAAGGCAACCCGCGGCTGTCATGA
- a CDS encoding KasA/KasB family beta-ketoacyl-ACP synthase — protein sequence MSVAIGTETRRGVVVTAMAATTCLGSDVETTWSRLLAGDSGIGALTDDFVAEYDLPVRIGGRLVAQPGERLTRIEQRRMSFVQQLALVLGRQVWQEAGTPEVEAERLVVAIGTGLGGGEALIGAVDLMRSAGYRKVPPMTVPMVMPNGPAATVGLEIGAKGGVYAPVSACASGAEAIAHAWRSIATGEADVAVAGGVEGHIDAVPIASFAMMRALSTRNDEPARASRPFDRDRDGFVFGEAGALLVLESEEHARARGARILGRVLGAGITSDGYHITGTSPDGDGAARAMRKALAAAGLTGADIDHVNAHATGTRIGDASEAKAITAVTPRASVYAPKSALGHSVGAVGALEAILTLRTLAEQIVPPTLNFETPDPDIDLDVVADKPRYQELRYALSNSFGFGGHNVTLALAPA from the coding sequence ATGAGTGTAGCGATTGGTACAGAAACTCGCCGGGGTGTCGTGGTGACCGCGATGGCCGCCACCACCTGCCTGGGGTCCGATGTCGAAACGACCTGGTCGCGGCTGCTGGCGGGGGACAGCGGAATCGGTGCGCTCACAGATGATTTCGTCGCCGAATACGACCTGCCGGTGCGGATCGGCGGGCGGCTGGTGGCACAGCCGGGGGAGCGGCTCACCCGGATCGAGCAGCGCCGGATGTCGTTCGTGCAGCAGCTGGCGCTGGTGCTGGGCCGGCAGGTCTGGCAGGAGGCCGGGACGCCGGAGGTGGAGGCCGAGCGGCTGGTCGTCGCGATCGGAACCGGGCTCGGCGGCGGGGAGGCGCTGATCGGCGCGGTGGATCTGATGCGGAGCGCGGGCTATCGGAAGGTGCCGCCCATGACGGTGCCCATGGTCATGCCGAACGGCCCGGCGGCCACCGTCGGCCTGGAGATCGGGGCGAAAGGCGGTGTGTACGCACCGGTGTCGGCCTGTGCCTCGGGCGCGGAGGCCATCGCGCACGCCTGGCGGTCGATCGCAACGGGCGAGGCGGACGTGGCGGTCGCGGGCGGCGTGGAAGGGCATATCGACGCGGTGCCGATCGCCAGCTTCGCCATGATGCGCGCCCTGAGCACCCGCAATGACGAACCCGCGCGCGCCTCACGGCCTTTCGACCGCGACCGGGACGGTTTCGTCTTCGGGGAGGCGGGCGCACTGCTGGTGCTGGAGTCGGAGGAGCATGCGCGGGCGCGGGGTGCGCGCATCCTCGGCCGGGTCCTGGGCGCGGGCATCACCTCGGACGGCTATCACATCACCGGCACCTCGCCCGACGGTGACGGTGCGGCCCGCGCCATGCGCAAGGCTCTCGCGGCCGCGGGGCTGACCGGCGCGGACATCGATCACGTCAACGCGCACGCCACCGGCACCCGGATCGGCGACGCCTCCGAGGCGAAGGCCATCACGGCGGTCACGCCGCGGGCATCGGTCTACGCGCCGAAGTCGGCGCTGGGCCATTCCGTCGGCGCGGTGGGCGCGCTGGAGGCCATTCTCACGCTGCGCACGCTGGCCGAGCAGATCGTCCCGCCCACACTGAATTTCGAGACGCCCGATCCGGATATCGACCTCGACGTGGTCGCCGACAAGCCGCGCTATCAGGAGCTGCGGTACGCGCTGAGCAATTCGTTCGGCTTCGGCGGCCACAACGTCACCCTCGCGCTGGCGCCCGCCTGA
- a CDS encoding HNH endonuclease family protein has protein sequence MLRTNPLRLSDRLSPAQRRLLKAVVSLLIVVALAVAITILEKRGGTDKPDSSGPPIPDRGAQPAGSAKEINALLGKLKVADELPMTGYSRDRFPHWDTDKPEHGFGDALAQYSRCTTREVVLLRDATGPVKLDPSSCKFSGLGANAGWRDQYGVMDKKTNALKPYKWTTDSSGLDIDHIVALAEAWRSGAAKLDDDTRRHIANDALNLVISDPTANRSKGDQDPSSYLPPGNFRCAYIGHYIQVKLKYGLNVDTKEQSALQTAVKDCISKGEFT, from the coding sequence ATGTTGCGCACAAATCCATTACGCCTGTCGGACCGACTGTCCCCGGCCCAGCGCCGCCTGCTGAAAGCGGTCGTATCGCTATTGATCGTGGTCGCGCTGGCCGTTGCGATCACCATCCTCGAAAAGCGCGGCGGCACAGACAAGCCGGATTCGAGTGGCCCGCCGATTCCCGATCGCGGCGCGCAACCGGCCGGATCGGCCAAGGAGATCAACGCGCTGCTGGGCAAACTGAAGGTGGCCGACGAATTGCCGATGACCGGCTATTCGCGTGACCGCTTCCCGCACTGGGACACCGACAAGCCCGAGCATGGTTTCGGTGACGCCCTCGCGCAATACAGCCGCTGCACCACCCGCGAGGTGGTGCTGCTGCGCGACGCGACCGGACCGGTGAAACTGGATCCGAGCAGCTGCAAATTCAGCGGCCTCGGCGCCAATGCGGGCTGGCGAGACCAGTACGGGGTCATGGACAAGAAGACCAACGCCCTCAAGCCCTACAAGTGGACCACCGATTCGTCGGGCCTGGACATCGACCACATCGTGGCGCTGGCCGAGGCGTGGCGGTCGGGCGCCGCGAAACTCGACGACGATACCCGCCGCCATATCGCCAATGACGCGCTGAACCTGGTGATTTCCGATCCCACCGCCAACCGTTCCAAGGGTGACCAGGATCCGTCCAGCTACCTGCCGCCCGGAAACTTCCGGTGCGCCTATATCGGGCACTACATCCAGGTGAAACTAAAGTACGGATTGAACGTCGACACCAAGGAACAGTCCGCATTGCAGACAGCGGTGAAGGACTGCATCAGCAAGGGAGAGTTCACATAG
- a CDS encoding DUF742 domain-containing protein has product MTRGPGEQWFDDAAGPLVRPYARTGGRTMGAGHDLDMLTVVVVPNTAPPLRRAEPEYTEIVRLCRLPLTVAEISAALRLPLAVTKILVGDLISDNILKFRAPASPESAPGDLNILRAVLDGIRKL; this is encoded by the coding sequence ATGACGCGGGGGCCGGGGGAACAGTGGTTCGATGACGCGGCCGGTCCGCTCGTGCGCCCCTACGCACGGACCGGTGGCCGAACCATGGGCGCGGGGCACGATCTGGACATGCTCACGGTGGTGGTGGTACCCAATACCGCCCCGCCGCTGCGGCGTGCCGAACCGGAATACACGGAAATCGTGCGGTTGTGCCGCCTTCCGCTGACGGTGGCCGAGATCTCGGCCGCCCTGCGGTTGCCACTGGCGGTAACGAAAATACTGGTGGGGGACCTGATCTCCGATAACATCCTCAAATTCCGGGCCCCGGCCTCCCCCGAGTCCGCACCCGGTGACCTCAACATTCTGCGAGCGGTACTCGATGGCATCCGAAAACTTTGA